A genomic segment from Spinacia oleracea cultivar Varoflay chromosome 3, BTI_SOV_V1, whole genome shotgun sequence encodes:
- the LOC130469108 gene encoding protein SEH1-like, whose product MEKTVATLEKGTVCSAWNYSAQRLATGSINGLLTIFDSPDPASSSPFSPSSSFQVHEGSIVKVAWVPPEYGDAIACILDDGTLSLWEEVTGEGQSLQWKICTKFQNKSARVLDIQFGGSSTCLKLVVAYSDGYAKVYELQNPLELNTWQLQAEFQNVIDSVSKFAKASCLSASISWIPQIGESQQLSFVLGFNSDIPQLNSSKVYTPRIAPYARNLMWFVSNGLSFLPTSIYYWL is encoded by the exons ATGGAGAAAACGGTGGCGACATTGGAGAAAGGAACAGTATGCTCAGCTTGGAATTACAGCGCTCAAAGATTAGCTACTGGTTCAATCAATGGTCTTCTCACCATCTTCGATTCTCCTGACCCTGCTTCCTCTTCTCCCTTCTCTCCTTCTTCCTCTTTTCAG GTGCATGAGGGTAGCATTGTGAAGGTGGCATGGGTTCCTCCAGAGTATGGAGATGCCATCGCGTGTATTTTGGATGATGGGACGTTATCATTATGGGAAGAAGTTACAGGAG AGGGGCAATCACTTCAGTGGAAGATCTGTACCAAGTTTCAGAATAAAAGTGCCCGTGTATTAGATATTCAATTTGGAGGATCCTCTACTTGTTTGAAGTTG GTTGTTGCATATTCAGATGGGTATGCCAAAGTCTATGAGCTCCAAAATCCTTTGGAACTGAACACTTGGCAACTTCAG GCCGAGTTCCAGAATGTCATTGACTCTGTATCTAAATTTGCGAAAGCTTCATGCTTATCAGCATCCATTTCATGGATTCCACAAATAGGTGAAAGCCAGCAATTGAGCTTCGTTCTGGGATTCAATTCAGATATACCACAACTCAATTCTTCCAAG gtctacactccgaggattgcgccttatgcgaggaatttgatgtggttcgtgagcaatgggctaagttttttaccaacaagtatttattattggctttag